One Kineosporia sp. NBRC 101731 genomic region harbors:
- a CDS encoding CoA pyrophosphatase, protein MTSSPPAWLDRLTEAVADPRHHPALGTMTPPGPDARHSAVLVLFGQGENGPDVLLTQRAATLRSHAGQVAFPGGRVDPGDAGPAAAALREAQEEAGVDPGEVLVRAECAELFLNVTNFRVTPVIGWWQRPSAPVPGDPGEVERVVRVPLAELTDPANRFVTHFRDRRAGPGFEASGLFVWGFTGAVLSWMLGLAGLEEPWDRTRIVQVPEQQVRLSARQELRRDLIEQQGLSVHDTSGPDEVEVP, encoded by the coding sequence GTGACCTCCTCTCCACCGGCCTGGCTCGACCGGCTCACCGAAGCCGTCGCCGACCCCCGGCACCACCCGGCCCTGGGCACTATGACCCCGCCCGGGCCCGATGCCCGGCACTCGGCGGTGCTCGTGCTCTTCGGTCAGGGCGAGAACGGCCCCGACGTGCTGCTCACGCAGCGCGCGGCCACGCTGCGTTCGCACGCCGGCCAGGTCGCCTTCCCGGGCGGGCGCGTCGACCCGGGAGATGCCGGCCCGGCCGCGGCCGCCCTGCGCGAGGCCCAGGAAGAGGCCGGGGTCGATCCGGGAGAGGTGCTGGTGCGGGCCGAGTGCGCCGAGCTCTTCCTCAACGTCACCAACTTCCGCGTCACCCCGGTCATCGGCTGGTGGCAGCGCCCTTCCGCCCCCGTGCCCGGTGACCCCGGCGAGGTGGAACGGGTCGTCCGGGTGCCGCTGGCCGAGCTGACCGACCCGGCCAACCGGTTCGTGACGCACTTCCGCGACCGCCGGGCCGGTCCCGGGTTCGAGGCGTCCGGGCTCTTCGTCTGGGGCTTCACCGGTGCGGTGCTGAGCTGGATGCTGGGCCTCGCCGGGCTCGAAGAACCGTGGGACCGCACCCGGATAGTCCAGGTTCCCGAGCAACAGGTTCGCCTTTCGGCGCGTCAGGAACTGCGCAGGGATCTCATCGAACAACAGGGCCTGAGCGTGCACGACACGTCCGGGCCGGACGAGGTGGAAGTTCCATGA
- the nth gene encoding endonuclease III, whose translation MTVGNGRRNGQKAEVESPVALTRRARKIHRLLTERYPDAHCELDFSSPLELLVATVLSAQTTDKRVNLTTPELFAKYPSAAAYAGADRAEMEEILRPLGFFRAKTDSLLKLGARLVEEHDGEVPKKLEQLVKLPGVGRKTANVVLGNAFGVPGITVDTHFGRLARRFGWTASEDPVKVETEIAALFPKKDWTMLSHRLIFHGRRTCHATKAACGACPVSALCPSFGIGETDPVKAAKLLRDSAFTSVPA comes from the coding sequence GTGACGGTAGGCAATGGGCGGCGAAACGGGCAGAAGGCCGAGGTCGAGAGCCCGGTCGCGCTGACACGGCGGGCACGCAAGATCCACCGCCTGCTGACCGAGCGATATCCCGACGCGCACTGCGAGCTCGACTTCTCCAGCCCGCTGGAGCTGCTGGTCGCCACCGTCCTGTCGGCGCAGACCACCGACAAGCGGGTCAACCTCACCACCCCGGAACTGTTCGCGAAATACCCCTCCGCGGCCGCCTACGCCGGTGCCGACCGGGCCGAGATGGAAGAGATTCTCCGGCCCCTCGGCTTCTTCCGCGCCAAGACCGACTCGCTGCTGAAGCTCGGCGCACGCCTGGTCGAGGAGCACGACGGCGAGGTGCCGAAGAAGCTCGAGCAGCTGGTCAAGCTGCCCGGCGTCGGCCGTAAGACCGCGAACGTCGTGCTCGGCAACGCCTTCGGGGTGCCCGGCATCACCGTCGACACCCACTTCGGCCGACTGGCTCGCCGCTTCGGCTGGACCGCCTCGGAAGACCCGGTCAAGGTCGAGACCGAGATCGCGGCGCTCTTCCCGAAGAAAGACTGGACGATGCTGTCCCACCGGCTGATCTTCCACGGCCGCCGTACCTGCCACGCGACCAAGGCCGCCTGTGGTGCCTGCCCGGTCTCCGCGCTCTGCCCCTCGTTCGGCATCGGCGAGACCGACCCGGTCAAGGCCGCCAAACTGCTGCGCGACTCGGCCTTCACCTCGGTCCCCGCGTGA